A window of the Zeugodacus cucurbitae isolate PBARC_wt_2022May chromosome 4, idZeuCucr1.2, whole genome shotgun sequence genome harbors these coding sequences:
- the LOC114803842 gene encoding odorant receptor 59a-like, which translates to MSATETPISGVTVFHFHDVTWRYVGQKPPTEKLHRYLYYIYSLLLNVIITIGYPTHLMIGLIQSESKSDMFKNMSISFTCLACSIKTFAFWWRLAEVQKIYAIITKLDKHIAHSDDYRLYKTIVLRRAQRVLYFILFIALGAAFSSEVATIIGGLLVEWRLMYPAYFPFDVERSVWGYAVAHSYQCIGVTVQIFQNLINDTFPPLALAMLAGQVRLLNLRVARVGHVASDASVRRQPSNSEFLLCVEDYKDLLEFRIAIQRICSIGTFVQILVTAINMGVVIVYLIFYVDGIFAYIYYIVFLIAMPLEIFPLCYYGTSVQMEFEQLTYAIFSCNWVFENATFKQDLRIFTEQSLRKQIVIAGGMFAVNLDTFFATLKGAYSLFAVVVQMK; encoded by the exons ATGTCCGCAACCGAGACGCCGATTTCTGGTGTTACCGTTTTTCACTTTCACGATGTCACTTGGCGATATGTCGGACAAAAGCCGCCAACGGAAAAATTACAccgttatttgtattatatatactcaCTACTCTTAAATGTGATCATAACCATTGGCTATCCCACGCATCTGATGATTGGACTCATACAAAGTGAAAGCAAATCGGATATGTTCAAAAATATGAGTATCAGTTTCACCTGTTTGGCGTGCAGCATCAAGACATTTGCATTTTGGTGGCGTTTAGCTGAGGTGCAAAAGATTTATGCCATCATCACGAAGCTCGATAAGCACATAGCGCACTCGGATGATTATCGCTTGTACAAAACGATTGTATTGCGTCGCGCACAGCGTGTACTCTACTTTATACTCTTCATTGCACTCGGCGCGGCGTTTTCTTCGGAAGTTGCAACCATAATCGGTGGTTTGCTCGTTGAATGGCGTCTCATGTATCCGGCCTATTTTCCCTTCGATGTAGAGCGTAGCGTTTGGGGTTATGCGGTGGCGCATAGTTACCAGTGCATTGGTGTAACGGTACAGATTTTTCAAAATCTCATCAATGACACATTTCCACCGCTGGCGCTGGCGATGTTGGCCGGTCAGGTGCGTCTGTTAAATTTGCGTGTGGCACGTGTTGGGCACGTTGCAAGCGACGCTTCGGTGCGTAGACAGCCGTCCAATTCTGAGTTCTTGCTGTGCGTGGAGGACTACAAAGACTTGCTAGA GTTTCGCATTGCAATTCAACGCATCTGTTCAATCGGCACTTTTGTGCAAATTCTGGTTACCGCCATCAATATGGGTGTGGTCATTGTGTATTTAATCTTCTATGTCGACGGTATATTCGCCTATATCTACTATATAGTATTTTTGATTGCAATGCCGCTGGAAATATTTCCACTCTGCTACTATGGCACCAGTGTTCAAATGGAGTTCGAGCAGTTGACTTACGCCATCTTTTCTTGCAATTGGGTCTTTGAGAATGCTACATTCAAGCAGGATCTACGCATCTTCACCGAACAGTCGTTGCGCAAGCAAATTGTCATTGCCGGTGGCATGTTTGCCGTGAATTTGGATACGTTTTTTGCGACCTTGAAGGGTGCGTACTCCCTCTTCGCGGTTGTGGTGCAAATGaagtag
- the LOC114803843 gene encoding odorant receptor 59a-like, with product MTLSGLTVFRFNNANLRYLGLVTPTNRRYRYVYYLYSLLLNTLISICYPAHLMIGLFQMEQKTDIFKNICVIFTVLACIIKTFALWWRLADIETIYAIIVKLDARITQPEDVHFYTSDTLRRAKHVQYFLILLGVCAFAASEAATIFAGIMGEWRLMYPAYFPFDISASAWHYTAAHLYQAAGIILIFQNLSNDSFPAMALTLLAGHTRLLGKRIARIDDAAVSVAQLQRCIEDYRDLLDLRLTIQSFIAVSAFVQLLSTGVNMCVVIFYVIFYVNDILWYIYYMVYLVAMPFEIFPLCYYGTCMQLEFEQLTYAIFSCNWLDQSAVFKRNLRIFTEQTLRNQIVVTGGMFSVNLETFFATLKGAYSLFAVVKQMK from the exons ATGACGTTATCCGGTTTGACAGTGTTTCGTTTTAACAACGCGAACCTGCGTTACCTCGGACTGGTAACACCAACAAATCGCCGTTATAGATACGTATATTATCTATACTCTCTGCTGCTGAATACGCTCATAAGCATCTGTTATCCTGCGCACCTGATGATTGGCCTCTTTCAAATGGAACAAAAAAcggatattttcaaaaatatttgcgttATTTTCACCGTTTTGGCATGTATCATCAAGACGTTCGCTTTGTGGTGGCGTCTGGCCGATATTGAAACGATCTACGCCATTATTGTGAAACTTGACGCGCGCATTACGCAACCGGAAGATGTGCACTTCTACACGTCCGACACTTTGCGTCGCGCCAAACacgtgcaatattttttaattctcttaGGTGTATGCGCTTTTGCCGCGTCGGAGGCCGCCACGATTTTCGCCGGTATTATGGGTGAATGGCGTTTAATGTATCCGGcatattttccatttgacaTCAGCGCAAGCGCTTGGCATTACACCGCGGCTCATCTCTATCAGGCGGCTggcataattttgatttttcaaaatctcAGCAATGACTCATTCCCCGCTATGGCACTAACGCTACTGGCCGGCCACACACGCTTGCTGGGCAAACGTATTGCACGCATTGACGATGCGGCGGTAAGTGTTGCACAGTTGCAGCGTTGCATTGAGGACTACAGGGATTTGCTTGA CCTACGCCTTACAATACAATCGTTTATTGCCGTTAGCGCCTTCGTGCAGCTACTCTCCACCGGTGTCAATATGTGCGTTGTGATATTTTATGTGATTTTCTATGTGAATGATATTTTATGGTATATCTATTATATGGTTTATTTGGTGGCGATGCCATTTGAAATATTCCCGTTATGTTATTATGGCACTTGCATGCAATTGGAATTCGAACAGCTGACTTATGCCATATTTTCATGCAATTGGCTGGATCAGTCGGCCGTGTTCAAGAGAAATTTACGCATTTTCACCGAGCAAACGTTACGTAATCAAATTGTGGTTACAGGTGGCATGTTTTCCGTTAATTTGGAGACATTTTTTGCCACGCTGAAGGGCGCCTATTCGCTGTTTGCCGTCGTGAAGCAAATGAAGTGA